A window of the Paenibacillus sp. genome harbors these coding sequences:
- a CDS encoding two-component system response regulator yields MSAAVSERINILVVDDRPENLVALEALLSSKYVNLVKCDSGEAALRYLLKEDCALILLDVQMPGMDGYETAQLIKTRERCKDIPIIFITAINKDPEHVHYGYALGAIDYIFKPFDPDTLKAKVDSLLEMHLSSQRLVEQTRLLNEKTKELEQANARLLRLAADLQRAEAMAKVIGETSSDTMITFDEEGVITSVNPAVTRMFGYAREEVLGGSIDRLFREPFLRRYVRSGETPWPNEDTLELEAIDRGGALFPAEVQLHETRLEQRRIYACTIRDATERKAQLEQLEYMALHDMLTGLPNRIHLHEAVRRRRGEPFALIMFDLDHFKTINDTLGHSYGDELLKCLSRELLALVPADGVVARMGGDEFAVLLPNSGAAEAERAVQSMIQIIEQPVSVDGITLAVGVSMGIALSPTHGDDPETLLRCADVAMYSAKTSSVGYAVYDKSADGNSPYRLSLMGDLRSAVEKGQFRLHYQPKLRIGSRSVAGVEALLRWEHPEHGFVPPCDFIPLVEQTGFIHTLTLWVLEEAIRQCKAWEDAGIDLPVAVNLSVRCLQHQQFPQLASGLLRKYRLPEHKLQLEITESFLMADTARATIVLEQLHRSGIRLAIDDFGTGFSSLAYLKQLPVSQVKIDKSFVMSMQKDDSSAMIVRSIIQLAHNLRMGVVAEGVECAEAWETLSGWGCDEAQGFYIAKPLPADAFEAWLRDECDDARWTKGGDGA; encoded by the coding sequence ATGAGCGCAGCGGTTAGCGAGCGAATCAACATATTAGTCGTGGACGATCGTCCGGAAAATTTGGTGGCGCTCGAAGCGCTGCTGTCGTCGAAATACGTCAATCTCGTGAAATGCGATTCTGGGGAAGCCGCGCTCAGATATTTGTTGAAAGAGGACTGCGCCCTCATCCTGCTGGACGTCCAGATGCCCGGGATGGACGGTTACGAAACCGCCCAGCTCATCAAGACGAGGGAGCGGTGCAAGGACATCCCGATCATTTTCATCACGGCGATCAACAAAGACCCGGAGCATGTCCATTACGGCTATGCCCTCGGCGCCATCGATTATATTTTCAAGCCGTTCGACCCGGACACGCTGAAAGCGAAGGTCGACAGCTTGCTAGAAATGCATTTGAGCAGCCAGAGGCTGGTCGAGCAGACGAGGCTGCTGAACGAGAAAACGAAGGAGCTGGAGCAGGCGAACGCGAGGCTGCTACGGCTCGCCGCCGATCTGCAGCGGGCGGAAGCGATGGCGAAGGTGATCGGGGAGACGTCGTCGGACACGATGATCACGTTCGACGAAGAAGGCGTGATCACCTCCGTCAATCCGGCCGTGACCCGCATGTTCGGCTATGCCCGGGAGGAGGTGCTCGGCGGGTCGATCGACCGGCTGTTCCGGGAACCGTTCCTGCGGCGTTATGTCCGGTCGGGCGAAACGCCTTGGCCGAACGAGGATACGCTTGAGCTGGAAGCGATCGACCGCGGCGGCGCGTTGTTCCCGGCGGAGGTGCAGCTGCACGAGACGCGCCTCGAGCAGCGCCGGATCTACGCCTGCACGATCCGGGACGCCACCGAACGGAAGGCGCAGCTCGAGCAGCTCGAGTACATGGCCTTGCACGACATGCTGACGGGGCTGCCGAACCGCATCCATCTGCACGAGGCCGTTCGCCGTCGCCGCGGGGAGCCGTTCGCGCTCATCATGTTCGACTTGGATCATTTTAAGACGATCAACGATACGCTTGGGCATTCGTACGGGGACGAGCTGCTGAAATGCTTGAGCCGCGAGCTGCTCGCTCTCGTGCCGGCGGACGGCGTCGTCGCGCGGATGGGCGGGGACGAATTCGCCGTCCTGCTGCCGAACAGCGGCGCCGCAGAGGCCGAGCGGGCGGTCCAGAGCATGATTCAGATCATCGAACAACCCGTGTCGGTCGACGGCATTACGCTCGCGGTCGGCGTCAGCATGGGCATCGCGCTCAGTCCGACGCACGGCGACGACCCGGAGACGCTGCTTCGATGCGCCGACGTCGCGATGTACTCCGCGAAGACGAGCAGCGTCGGCTACGCCGTCTACGACAAGTCGGCGGACGGCAACAGCCCGTACCGGCTGTCGCTGATGGGCGATTTGCGCAGCGCCGTCGAGAAGGGGCAGTTCCGCCTTCATTACCAGCCGAAGCTCCGGATCGGCTCCCGCTCCGTCGCCGGCGTCGAGGCGCTGCTCCGCTGGGAGCATCCCGAGCACGGGTTCGTGCCGCCCTGCGATTTCATCCCGCTCGTGGAGCAAACCGGCTTCATCCATACCCTCACCTTGTGGGTGCTGGAAGAGGCGATCCGCCAATGCAAGGCGTGGGAGGATGCCGGCATCGACCTGCCGGTGGCGGTCAACTTATCCGTACGCTGCCTTCAGCATCAGCAGTTTCCCCAATTGGCGTCCGGCTTGCTGAGAAAATATAGGCTGCCGGAGCATAAGCTGCAGCTCGAAATTACCGAAAGCTTCCTGATGGCCGACACGGCCCGGGCGACGATCGTGCTGGAGCAGCTGCACCGCAGCGGCATTCGCCTCGCGATCGACGATTTCGGCACCGGCTTTTCCTCGCTCGCCTATTTGAAGCAGCTGCCCGTCTCCCAAGTGAAAATCGACAAATCGTTCGTCATGTCCATGCAGAAGGACGACAGCAGCGCGATGATCGTGCGCTCGATCATTCAGCTCGCCCACAATTTGCGCATGGGCGTCGTCGCCGAAGGCGTCGAATGCGCCGAAGCATGGGAGACGCTGAGCGGCTGGGGCTGCGACGAGGCTCAAGGCTTCTACATCGCGAAGCCGCTGCCCGCGGACGCCTTCGAAGCGTGGCTTAGGGACGAATGCGACGACGCGCGCTGGACGAAGGGCGGGGACGGCGCATGA
- a CDS encoding ATP-binding protein, producing the protein MKISAKLGVGFGSIASTMLLLSALAVGSLSLLEQQVKNITQSQYPKVETAAAIDHDIGVIARSMRNYVLAASETVRTEELRRLEAAEASAVESFETMRQLATDEATAVAVSKLGSVGADYLLYQDQVMDLAQAGRTAEASRLLTEEAGPFQALTQAVDELQSVSRLSVQRAAADAEREFREKSAVLISISLLALTIGGAATFWFSRTVVTGLRRVSGVMNEFASGTMDAAIRVTYRAKDEIGAVAEAFNAMADALQRRHEEGRRWAEANETQLWLHTHLDRLIVSLQQAESVEGLSERLLRELSPVVGAVCGVVYASGADDRRYELAGAYAIPAGAASRLRPSLTAEDGLAGLAIATGERQLLRDTKHRELRISSALLDQPASAIYVYPIRGVDQVEAVLEFAVREELTYEQEELIRQLSTRAGLLFNKAKNQHRIASLLRKSQELTEELQQYAEELNAQQEELMQSNAELEEQTAALQQSEKLLQEQQKRLTTMNAELEGKAEEAEAANRELEKRARQLLAASTYKSEFLANMSHELRTPLNSMLILAKLLSENKEGRLTDKQVEYAATIYSSGNDLLSLINQILDLASVESGKMQIQEEPVPTRDVEDFVRRNFGAIALQKGIELRFESDPDIPVSVLTDPLRLQQILRNLLSNAFKFTERGSVTFAMRRRERGGEPPALELAVRDTGIGIPKEKQEHVFDAFVQIDGSIRRKYGGTGLGLSISRELAAMLGGEIRLESEVGKGSAFTLILPIRKAAAAARELTEELGAALPEIAASAPPIVPTAPAAASAAEPAEPRMPAFPGRTILIVDDDIRNVFALSSRLESCGVQTLHAENGKAAIEVLEAHEEIDLVLMDVMMPEMDGYEAIRRIRANPVYAELPIITVTAKAMKEDREMSLSAGASDYITKPIDMDRLMTLLAVWLHGKA; encoded by the coding sequence ATGAAAATAAGCGCGAAGCTCGGGGTCGGATTCGGTTCGATCGCGTCCACCATGCTGCTGCTGTCGGCGCTTGCCGTCGGCAGCCTCTCTCTCCTGGAGCAGCAGGTCAAGAACATAACGCAGTCGCAATATCCGAAGGTAGAAACGGCCGCCGCGATCGATCACGACATCGGCGTTATCGCTCGCAGCATGAGGAACTATGTCCTTGCCGCTTCTGAAACGGTCAGAACGGAGGAACTCCGGCGTCTGGAAGCCGCCGAGGCGTCGGCCGTCGAGTCGTTCGAAACGATGCGGCAGCTGGCGACGGACGAAGCGACCGCGGTCGCCGTCTCGAAGCTGGGCAGCGTCGGGGCCGACTACTTATTATATCAAGACCAAGTGATGGACCTCGCGCAAGCGGGGCGAACGGCGGAAGCGTCGCGGCTGCTCACCGAAGAGGCCGGTCCGTTCCAAGCGCTCACGCAGGCCGTGGACGAGCTGCAGTCGGTCAGCCGGTTGTCCGTACAGCGGGCGGCGGCCGACGCGGAGCGGGAATTTCGGGAGAAGAGCGCCGTTCTGATCTCGATCTCCCTGCTCGCCCTAACGATCGGCGGCGCGGCGACGTTCTGGTTCAGCCGAACCGTCGTGACGGGGCTTCGCCGCGTGTCCGGCGTCATGAACGAATTCGCGTCCGGGACGATGGACGCGGCCATCCGCGTTACGTACCGGGCCAAGGACGAAATCGGCGCGGTCGCGGAAGCGTTCAACGCGATGGCCGACGCGCTGCAGCGCCGGCACGAAGAAGGGCGGCGCTGGGCGGAGGCGAACGAAACGCAGCTTTGGCTGCATACGCATCTGGATCGCCTGATCGTTTCGCTGCAGCAGGCCGAATCCGTGGAGGGGCTGTCGGAACGGCTGCTGCGCGAGCTGTCGCCCGTCGTCGGCGCCGTCTGCGGCGTCGTCTACGCCTCCGGGGCGGACGATCGCCGCTACGAGCTGGCGGGCGCGTACGCGATCCCGGCCGGCGCCGCCTCCCGGCTGCGTCCGTCGCTGACGGCCGAGGACGGGCTCGCGGGGCTCGCGATCGCCACGGGCGAGCGCCAGCTGCTGCGCGACACGAAGCATCGCGAGCTGCGCATCTCCAGCGCGCTGCTCGATCAGCCGGCGTCGGCGATTTACGTCTACCCGATCCGAGGCGTCGACCAGGTCGAGGCGGTGCTCGAATTCGCCGTTCGCGAGGAGCTGACCTACGAGCAGGAGGAGCTGATTCGGCAGCTGTCGACCCGGGCGGGCCTCTTATTCAACAAAGCGAAAAACCAGCATCGAATCGCTTCGCTGCTGCGCAAGTCTCAAGAGCTGACCGAGGAGCTGCAGCAGTATGCCGAGGAGCTGAACGCGCAGCAGGAAGAACTGATGCAGTCGAACGCGGAGCTCGAGGAGCAGACGGCGGCGCTGCAGCAGTCGGAGAAGCTGCTGCAGGAGCAGCAGAAACGGCTTACGACGATGAACGCGGAGCTGGAGGGGAAAGCGGAGGAAGCCGAAGCGGCGAACCGGGAGCTCGAGAAGCGGGCTCGTCAGCTGCTCGCCGCCTCCACCTACAAGTCCGAATTTTTGGCGAACATGTCCCACGAGCTGCGCACGCCGCTCAACAGCATGCTCATTTTGGCGAAGCTGTTGTCGGAAAACAAAGAGGGACGGCTGACGGACAAGCAGGTCGAGTACGCGGCGACGATTTACTCGTCGGGCAACGATTTGCTGTCGCTTATCAATCAAATTCTCGATCTCGCGAGCGTGGAGTCCGGCAAGATGCAGATCCAAGAGGAGCCGGTGCCGACGCGGGATGTGGAAGACTTCGTCCGGCGCAATTTCGGCGCGATCGCGCTGCAGAAAGGCATCGAGCTTCGGTTCGAAAGCGATCCCGACATCCCCGTCTCCGTGCTCACCGATCCGCTGCGGCTGCAGCAAATTTTGCGCAATTTGCTCTCCAACGCGTTCAAATTTACGGAGCGCGGCAGCGTCACCTTCGCGATGCGGCGCAGGGAGCGGGGCGGAGAGCCGCCCGCGCTGGAGCTTGCGGTGCGCGATACGGGCATCGGCATCCCGAAGGAGAAGCAGGAGCACGTTTTCGACGCTTTCGTGCAAATCGACGGCTCGATCCGGCGGAAATACGGGGGCACGGGGCTCGGCTTATCGATCAGCCGCGAGCTGGCCGCCATGCTCGGCGGGGAAATCCGCCTCGAGAGCGAAGTCGGGAAGGGCAGCGCGTTCACGCTGATCCTGCCGATCCGCAAAGCCGCTGCCGCGGCGAGGGAGCTGACCGAGGAGCTCGGGGCGGCGCTTCCGGAAATCGCGGCGTCCGCGCCGCCGATCGTCCCGACTGCGCCTGCGGCCGCTTCGGCCGCCGAGCCGGCCGAGCCGCGGATGCCCGCCTTCCCGGGACGCACGATTTTGATCGTGGACGACGATATTCGGAACGTCTTCGCGCTGTCGAGCCGTTTGGAATCATGCGGCGTGCAGACGCTGCACGCCGAGAACGGCAAAGCCGCCATCGAGGTGCTAGAGGCGCATGAGGAGATCGACCTCGTGTTGATGGACGTCATGATGCCGGAGATGGACGGCTACGAAGCGATTCGCCGCATTCGGGCGAATCCGGTGTACGCGGAGCTGCCGATCATCACCGTCACGGCCAAAGCGATGAAAGAAGATCGCGAGATGAGCCTCTCGGCCGGAGCATCGGATTATATTACGAAGCCGATCGACATGGACCGTCTGATGACGCTGCTCGCCGTTTGGCTGCACGGCAAAGCGTAG